The following coding sequences lie in one Miscanthus floridulus cultivar M001 chromosome 9, ASM1932011v1, whole genome shotgun sequence genomic window:
- the LOC136480062 gene encoding uncharacterized protein produces the protein MVAKNKSKNKGKSVDEEASLKVIENTEFVAMRKMQRQLPKPSTSEAELDLLVAHGLLRRNVSLISLVLVILERLGRILGGVSVMPARVEEYDAAHPPPEGFGRAFKLEIAVAGGGGAVVEEPAEEGDEDDDAVAGPMVVAATGPGSSSARLITGLFEGHHSYVEYVPDPRIAQYILSSRKRKSEVAAKHILPKRQRSIRQIASTAFVVLIEGRSVVLSEVETEDEVPLITRPRKPAPCAPSVTVVSASVLEALPIPSFEVVEDDLFDVPLPNLGFSGVAGNFKKVIKPSEDTSSSLALDAGGPLQDFTAASLPRIASPAPRVEEEAIGTPVSPPMEHRVEVNLGSPFAAPILPTGLSLLDNLEAAAREDAVNGEPADNNPSSVAAVDAAGTSSAGQPLTSTPSTLLLTQGGEELVQLGRVERLSELVSLWENFSGAYGAKLKSLFQDQDVLFGPHEAQFTAIAEANLKRKEDELARTEVVLTYEKAQRALMESALNAKVLEAEKVRDSSLQAVTAAQNEVSALKKEKTALVKDKESWQKEREEMVNTLRTSQNQAESALKSVQDLQEKLAAAHDQFRALQTKLTGAQDQFWALYEAVKPIIAAVCRQEDFAQGLRGIIPIVDPSMTAEFAQRWDEAKVELGGLTDQILEQMDVLPAVPPAP, from the exons ATGGTGgcgaagaacaagagcaagaataaGGGCAAATCTGTCGACGAGGAGGCGTCGCTCAAGGTGATCGAGAACACCGAATTTGTTGCGATGCGGAAAATGCAGAGGCAACTCCCCAAGCCATCGACTTCGGAGGCGGAGTTGGATCTGCTTGTTGCTCATGGCCTTCTTAGGAGAAATGTCTCTCTAATTTCTCTGGTCCTG GTCATTCTTGAACGCCTGGGGCGTATTCTGGGTGGGGTCTCTGTGATGCCTGCTCGTGTTGAAGAGTATGATGCTGCTCATCCTCCTCCTGAG GGTTTTGGTCGGGCTTTTAAGCTTGAGATAGCTGTTGCTGGTGGTGGCGGGGCTGTTGTTGAAGAGCCCGCCGAAgaaggagatgaagatgatgatgctgttgcCGGTCCTATGGTAGTTGCTGCTACCGGGCCGGGTTCTTCTTCTGCCAGGTTGATTACTGGCTTGTTTGAAGGTCACCACTCCTACGTTGAGTATGTTCCTGATCCTCGAATTGCTCAATATATCTTGTCATCCAGGAAGCGGAAGTCAGAGGTTGCTGCTAAGCATATTTTACCCAAGAGGCAACGTTCAATTCGTCAGATTGCCTCAACAG CTTTTGTTGTCTTGATAGAAGGCCGGTCTGTTGTCTTGAGCGAGGTGGAgactgaggatgaggtccccttgATCACTCGACC TCGGAAACCAGCACCTTGTGCCCCTTCTGTGACAGTTGTATCTGCTTCTGTCCTGGAGGCCCTCCCAATCccctcctttgaggtggttgaggatgatttgttCGATGTGCCTCTCCCGAATCTTGGCTTCTCAGGGGTGGCTGGAAACTTTAAGAAGGTTATCAA GCCTTCGGAGGATACTTCTTCTTCCCTGGCTCTTGATGCTGGTGGACCTCTACAAGATTTTACTGCTG CTTCTCTTCCACGTATTGCCTCTCCTGCTCCGCGTGTTGAGGAGGAGGCTATTGGAACTCCGGTGTCTCCTCCAATGGAGCACCGAGTTGAAGTGAACTTAGGCAGCCCTTTTGCTGCTCCTATTCTGCCGACCGGGTTGTCCCTGTTGGACAACCTCGAAGCAGCTGCTCGGGAGGATGCAGTGAATGGGGAGCCGGCTGATAATAATCCTTCGTCTGTTGCTGCTGTGGATGCTGCTGGTACTTCTAGTGCCGGCCAGCCTTTGACTTCTACTCCAAGTACTCTCCTATTAACTCAGGGTGGGGAGGAGTTGGTCCAACTCGGTCGTGTTGAGCGGCTGTCTGAGTTGGTTTCTTTGTGGGAGAATTTCTCGGGCGCGTATGGCGCCAAACTCAag TCTTTATTTCAAGATCAGGATGTCTTGTTCGGTCCTCATGAGGCGCAATTTACTGCCATTGCTGAAGCCAATTTGAAAAGAAAGGAAGATGAGCTGGCTCGGACTGAAGTTGTCCTGACTTATGAGAAGGCGCAGCGTGCTCTGATGGAGTCCGCCCTCAATGCTAAGGTGCTTGAGGCTGAGAAGGTGCGCGACTCATCTTTGCAGGCTGTTACTGCTGCTCAGAATGAGGTCTCCGCgttgaagaaagaaaaaactG ctcttgtTAAGGATAAGGAGAGTTGGCAGAAAGAACGAGAGGAGATGGTCAATACCCTCCGTACTTCTCAAAATCAAGCCGAGTCT GCTTTGAAGTCAGTGCAAGATTTGCAGGAGAAGTTAGCAGCTGCCCATGATCAATTCCGGGCTCTCCAAACTAAGCTGACAGGTGCCCAAGATCAATTCTGGGCTCTTTATGAAGCTGTGAAGCCTATTATTGCTGCTGTTTGTCGCCAGGAGGACTTTGCTCAAGGGTTGAGAGGCATTATCCCG ATTGTAGATCCTTCCATGACTGCAGAGTTTGCGCAGCGATGGGATGAGGCGAAGGTGGAGCTTGGTGGTCTTACAGACCAAATCTTGGAACAGATGGATGTGCTTCCTGCTGTGCCTCCAGCTCCTTAG